From the genome of Globicephala melas chromosome 11, mGloMel1.2, whole genome shotgun sequence, one region includes:
- the LOC115848787 gene encoding histone H2A type 1-like, whose product MSGRGKQGGKVRAKAKTRSSRAGLQFPVGRVHRLLRKGNYAERVGAGAPVYLAAVLEYLTAEILELAGNAARDNKKTRIIPRHLQLAIRNDEELNKLLGKVTIAQGGVLPNIQAVLLPKKTESHHKAKGK is encoded by the coding sequence ATGTCTGGACGTGGCAAGCAAGGCGGCAAAGTTCGCGCCAAGGCCAAGACTCGCTCTTCTCGCGCCGGTCTCCAGTTTCCCGTGGGCCGAGTGCACCGCCTGCTCCGCAAGGGCAACTACGCTGAGCGTGTCGGGGCCGGCGCACCGGTGTACTTGGCGGCGGTGTTGGAGTACCTGACGGCCGAGATCCTGGAGCTGGCGGGCAATGCGGCCCGCGACAACAAGAAGACTCGCATCATCCCGCGCCACCTGCAGCTGGCCATCCGCAACGACGAGGAGCTCAACAAGCTGCTAGGCAAAGTCACCATCGCTCAGGGCGGCGTCCTGCCCAACATCCAGGCGGTGCTGCTACCCAAGAAGACCGAGAGCCACCACAAGGCCAAGGGCAAGTAA
- the LOC132598132 gene encoding histone H3.1 produces the protein MARTKQTARKSTGGKAPRKQLATKAARKSAPATGGVKKPHRYRPGTVALREIRRYQKSTELLIRKLPFQRLVREIAQDFKTDLRFQSSAVMALQEACEAYLVGLFEDTNLCAIHAKRVTIMPKDIQLARRIRGERA, from the coding sequence ATGGCTAGGACCAAGCAGACAGCTCGCAAGTCCACCGGCGGCAAGGCGCCACGTAAGCAGCTGGCCACCAAGGCGGCCCGCAAGAGCGCGCCGGCCACGGGCGGCGTGAAGAAGCCGCACCGCTACCGGCCCGGCACGGTGGCCCTGCGCGAGATCCGCCGCTACCAGAAGTCTACGGAGCTGCTGATCCGCAAGCTACCGTTCCAGCGCCTGGTGCGCGAGATCGCGCAGGACTTCAAGACCGACCTGCGCTTCCAGAGTTCGGCTGTGATGGCGCTGCAGGAGGCGTGCGAGGCCTACCTGGTGGGGCTCTTCGAGGACACCAACTTGTGTGCTATCCATGCTAAGCGTGTCACTATTATGCCCAAGGACATCCAGCTTGCGCGCCGCATCCGTGGGGAGAGGGCATAA
- the LOC115848794 gene encoding histone H2B type 2-E-like yields the protein MPESAKSAPAPKKGSKKAVTKAQKKDGKKRKRSRKESYSIYVYKVLKQVHPDTGISSKAMGIMNSFVNDIFERIAGESSRLAHYNKRSTITSREIQTAVRLLLPGELAKHAVSEGTKAVTKYTSSK from the coding sequence atgCCTGAGTCGGCTAAATCCGCCCCGGCTCCGAAGAAGGGGTCCAAGAAAGCGGTGACCAAGGCCCAGAAGAAAGATGGCAAGAAGCGCAAGCGCAGCCGCAAGGAGAGCTACTCTATCTACGTGTACAAAGTGCTGAAGCAGGTCCACCCGGACACCGGCATCTCGTCCAAGGCCATGGGCATCATGAACTCGTTTGTCAACGACATTTTCGAGCGCATCGCGGGTGAGTCGTCGCGCCTGGCGCATTACAACAAGCGTTCGACCATCACCTCCAGGGAGATCCAGACGGCCGTGCGCCTGCTGCTGCCCGGCGAGCTGGCCAAGCACGCCGTGTCCGAGGGCACTAAGGCCGTCACCAAGTACACCAGCTCCAAGTGA
- the LOC115848803 gene encoding histone H4, protein MSGRGKGGKGLGKGGAKRHRKVLRDNIQGITKPAIRRLARRGGVKRISGLIYEETRGVLKVFLENVIRDAVTYTEHAKRKTVTAMDVVYALKRQGRTLKSWPTLVLIS, encoded by the exons ATGTCTGGTCGCGGTAAGGGTGGGAAGGGCCTCGGGAAAGGAGGTGCTAAGCGCCACCGCAAGGTTCTGCGTGATAACATCCAGGGTATTACCAAGCCGGCTATCCGACGCCTAGCTCGGCGTGGCGGGGTGAAGCGCATCTCCGGCCTCATCTATGAGGAGACCCGTGGGGTGCTAAAGGTGTTTCTGGAGAATGTGATCCGGGATGCTGTTACGTACACTGAGCACGCCAAGCGCAAGACTGTCACTGCTATGGACGTGGTCTACGCGCTCAAGCGCCAGGGACGCACTCT AAAAAGTTGGCCGACCCTCGTTTTAATAAGCTGA
- the LOC138842874 gene encoding histone H3.1, which yields MARTKQTARKSTGGKAPRKQLATKAARKSAPATGGVKKPHRYRPGTVALREIRRYQKSTELLIRKLPFQRLVREIAQDFKTDLRFQSSAVMALQEACEAYLVGLFEDTNLCAIHAKRVTIMPKDIQLARRIRGERA from the coding sequence ATGGCTCGCACGAAGCAGACCGCTCGCAAGTCCACAGGCGGCAAGGCGCCGCGCAAGCAGCTGGCCACTAAGGCGGCTCGCAAGAGCGCGCCGGCCACGGGCGGCGTGAAGAAGCCGCACCGCTACCGGCCCGGCACGGTGGCCCTGCGCGAGATCCGCCGCTATCAGAAGTCCACGGAGCTGCTGATCCGTAAGCTACCGTTCCAGCGCCTGGTGCGCGAGATCGCGCAGGACTTCAAGACCGACCTGCGCTTCCAGAGCTCGGCCGTGATGGCGCTGCAGGAGGCGTGCGAGGCCTACCTGGTGGGTCTCTTCGAGGACACCAACTTGTGTGCCATCCACGCCAAGCGCGTCACCATCATGCCCAAGGACATCCAGCTCGCCCGTCGCATCCGCGGGGAAAGGGCTTAA
- the H1-5 gene encoding histone H1.5: MSETAPAETAAPAPVEKSPAKKKSTKKSASGGAAKRKATGPPVSELITKAVAASKERNGLSLAALKKTLAAGGYDVEKNNSRIKLGLKSLVSKGTLVQTKGTGASGSFKLNRKAPTGEAKPKAKKAGAAKAKKPAGATPKKPKKAAGAKKAVKKTPKKAKKPAAAGVKKVAKSPKKTKAAAKPKKAAKSPAKPKAVKPKAAKPKAAKPKAAKPKAAKAKKAAPKKK, encoded by the coding sequence ATGTCGGAAACCGCTCCTGCTGAGACGGCTGCCCCGGCGCCGGTGGAGAAATCTCCTGCCAAGAAGAAGTCTACTAAGAAGTCCGCGAGCGGTGGCGCGGCTAAGCGCAAGGCGACCGGGCCCCCAGTTTCTGAGCTGATCACTAAGGCTGTGGCCGCCTCCAAAGAGCGCAATGGCCTTTCTTTGGCAGCGCTCAAGAAGACCCTGGCAGCTGGCGGCTACGACGTGGAGAAGAACAACAGTCGAATCAAGCTGGGTCTCAAGAGCCTGGTGAGCAAGGGTACCCTTGTGCAGACCAAGGGCACGGGTGCTTCCGGCTCCTTTAAGCTCAATAGGAAGGCGCCCACTGGGGAAGCCAAGCCGAAGGCCAAGAAGGCGGGGGCTGCTAAAGCGAAAAAACCCGCAGGGGCCACCCCTAAGAAGCCCAAGAAGGCTGCGGGAGCAAAGAAAGCAGTGAAGAAGACTCCCAAGAAGGCGAAGAAGCCCGCAGCCGCTGGCGTCAAAAAGGTGGCCAAGAGTCCCAAGAAAACCAAAGCCGCGGCAAAGCCGAAGAAGGCTGCCAAAAGCCCCGCTAAGCCTAAGGCAGTGAAGCCAAAAGCGGCGAAACCCAAAGCTGCCAAGCCTAAGGCAGCAAAACCCAAAGCTGCAAAGGCAAAGAAGGCGGCTCCCAAAAAGAAGTAG
- the LOC115848796 gene encoding histone H2B type 1-L — MPELAKSAPAPKKGSKKAVTKAQKKDGKKRKRSRKESYSVYVYKVLKQVHPDTGISSKAMGIMNSFVNDIFERIAGEASRLAHYNKRSTITSREIQTAVRLLLPGELAKHAVSEGTKAVTKYTSSK, encoded by the coding sequence ATGCCTGAGCTTGCCAAGTCCGCTCCTGCCCCGAAGAAAGGCTCCAAGAAGGCGGTGACCAAGGCTCAGAAGAAAGACGGCAAGAAGCGCAAGCGCAGCCGCAAGGAGAGCTACTCCGTATACGTGTACAAAGTGCTGAAGCAGGTCCACCCGGACACCGGCATCTCGTCCAAGGCCATGGGCATCATGAACTCGTTCGTTAACGACATCTTCGAGCGCATCGCGGGCGAGGCGTCGCGCCTGGCGCATTACAACAAGCGCTCGACCATCACGTCCAGGGAGATCCAGACGGCCGTGCGCTTGCTGCTGCCCGGCGAGCTGGCCAAGCACGCCGTGTCTGAGGGCACCAAGGCTGTCACCAAGTACACCAGCTCCAAGTGA
- the LOC115848786 gene encoding histone H2A type 1, which yields MSGRGKQGGKARAKAKTRSSRAGLQFPVGRVHRLLRKGNYAERVGAGAPVYLAAVLEYLTAEILELAGNAARDNKKTRIIPRHLQLAIRNDEELNKLLGKVTIAQGGVLPNIQAVLLPKKTESHHKAKGK from the coding sequence ATGTCTGGACGTGGCAAGCAAGGCGGCAAAGCTCGCGCCAAGGCCAAGACTCGCTCCTCGCGGGCCGGGCTCCAGTTTCCCGTAGGCCGAGTGCACCGCCTGCTCCGCAAAGGCAACTACGCCGAGCGGGTCGGGGCCGGCGCGCCGGTGTATCTGGCCGCGGTGCTGGAGTACCTGACGGCCGAGATCCTGGAGCTGGCGGGCAACGCGGCCCGCGACAATAAGAAGACGCGTATCATCCCGCGCCACCTGCAGCTGGCCATCCGTAACGACGAGGAGCTCAACAAGCTGCTAGGCAAAGTCACCATCGCTCAGGGCGGCGTCCTGCCCAATATCCAGGCCGTGCTCTTGCCCAAGAAGACTGAGAGCCACCACAAGGCCAAGGGCAAGTAA